The Candidatus Aminicenantes bacterium genome window below encodes:
- a CDS encoding PD-(D/E)XK nuclease family protein has protein sequence MLELIGLQEDLVAHTGRAVLEQRAGNDLSAVSVVFPSRRFGFFLRQELSRAVAGNYFPPAMFPVEAFIEALFRLNFPGFRVLDDLEAAHALYQSAKAVFASGMYGSKSIGDFSSFLPWAQKVLEALEEIQSEGGETESLNWESYEEFTKLGEYHRPYKEFIQSLPALLHHLRQSLRQKRRASKGMMWRDVADLAEKGELRIPQAQAWILSGFNATNACERKLFRFLIHECRARFILRTDPKALGNPRSPIHLQAETISALGLEMPPAAPVSRPWNDLAGRVTIHPCDGVESEAFHAFRELESICRGRSVEQLKKVAVLLPSPPTLIPFVQGAVSRFDQDQSPVPFNITLGYPFERTPMMQLVEALLAVVENLADGMIAAGDYLRLVRHPYVKISGERSGLEPLKRGIHILEDIINGRNLVRFTIRDLAQALAAEIAERRERAEAELAAGIQAQVDGMHQRFIPPAIDSFTGLLGFLRRAIESVGSQGNRSAHLFLNEYAAAALAALEELEIFAVSRSEAFHGAGIAGMAALVRAHFRRRTIRFEGSPLKGVQVMGPLEFRGLAFDEIVVLDALEGVLPGTAKYDPILPADIRTLFRIRDHGDWEKIYAFNFFAMLGAAGRVHIFYPRDGDEGRDRERSRFIERIAYEVEKQAGHTIETADTVLRFALPESVTKKAEKTKAVLDTLDSLALSPSSLETYISCPLQFYFNQVLGLQEREEFAGESEGGLIGTIAHRALGAFYDKYKSAAAMAAVGLDALEIELDRFVDAAFSEFHLDPQHGLERIRAWTLKEQLRLFIREDRRRLKGNGIQIKALETSLAMELAVPGLKQPVRLRGRLDRWESEGDSLRVIDYKTGAPFPPRIRMNDSLDLSGLYQREDKESLEALAAFRQKYPGMQLQIYLMLLGREKDKAWEKLDAAYVFLRDKGTTMVQGIFASGGRNPRPFTQEEKRLAMEAFHADLQEVLRDLYLRSHFVANRGDERHCSYCPFRLPCGNL, from the coding sequence ATGCTCGAGCTGATCGGCCTCCAGGAAGACCTGGTCGCGCATACCGGCCGTGCCGTGCTCGAGCAGCGCGCCGGCAACGACCTCTCGGCAGTCAGCGTGGTTTTTCCCAGCCGGCGCTTCGGGTTTTTCCTGCGCCAGGAGCTTTCCCGGGCCGTGGCGGGCAACTATTTCCCGCCGGCCATGTTTCCGGTCGAAGCTTTTATCGAGGCGCTGTTCCGCCTCAACTTTCCCGGCTTCCGGGTCCTGGATGACCTGGAGGCGGCCCACGCGCTGTACCAGAGCGCCAAGGCCGTGTTCGCTTCCGGCATGTACGGCAGCAAGAGCATCGGCGACTTCTCATCCTTCCTGCCATGGGCGCAGAAGGTCCTGGAGGCTCTGGAAGAGATCCAAAGCGAAGGCGGCGAAACGGAATCGCTCAACTGGGAGAGCTACGAGGAATTCACGAAACTCGGCGAATACCACCGGCCCTACAAGGAGTTCATCCAAAGCCTGCCTGCCCTGCTGCACCACCTGCGCCAAAGCCTGCGGCAAAAGCGCCGGGCCAGCAAGGGCATGATGTGGCGCGACGTGGCTGATCTGGCAGAAAAAGGCGAATTGCGGATTCCTCAGGCGCAGGCGTGGATCCTCAGCGGCTTCAACGCCACCAATGCCTGCGAAAGGAAGCTGTTCCGCTTCCTCATCCATGAATGCCGGGCACGCTTCATCCTGCGCACCGACCCGAAAGCGCTGGGCAACCCCCGCTCGCCCATTCACCTGCAGGCCGAAACCATCAGCGCCCTGGGCCTGGAAATGCCTCCGGCAGCTCCCGTCTCGCGCCCCTGGAACGATCTGGCCGGCCGGGTGACCATCCACCCCTGCGACGGCGTGGAGAGCGAGGCCTTCCACGCCTTCCGCGAATTGGAAAGCATATGCCGCGGCCGCAGCGTGGAGCAGTTGAAAAAAGTCGCCGTCCTCCTCCCCTCGCCGCCCACGCTCATCCCCTTTGTTCAGGGGGCCGTCTCGCGCTTCGACCAGGACCAGTCCCCGGTGCCGTTCAACATCACGCTGGGCTACCCGTTCGAGCGCACGCCCATGATGCAGCTGGTCGAGGCGCTGCTGGCCGTCGTCGAAAACCTGGCCGACGGCATGATCGCCGCCGGCGATTACCTGCGGCTGGTCCGCCATCCCTATGTGAAGATCTCAGGTGAGCGCAGCGGCCTCGAGCCGCTGAAAAGGGGGATTCACATCCTCGAAGACATCATCAACGGCCGCAACCTGGTCCGCTTCACCATCCGTGACCTGGCTCAGGCGCTCGCTGCGGAGATCGCCGAGCGCCGTGAGCGCGCCGAAGCGGAGCTGGCCGCCGGCATACAAGCCCAGGTCGACGGCATGCACCAGCGCTTCATCCCGCCGGCGATCGACAGCTTCACCGGGTTGCTGGGGTTCCTGCGCCGGGCCATCGAAAGCGTCGGCAGCCAGGGCAACCGCAGCGCCCACCTGTTTTTGAACGAATATGCCGCCGCTGCGCTGGCGGCCCTGGAAGAGCTGGAGATATTCGCGGTTTCCCGCAGCGAGGCGTTCCACGGCGCCGGCATCGCCGGCATGGCCGCCCTGGTGCGCGCCCATTTCCGCAGGCGCACGATCCGCTTCGAGGGTTCGCCGCTCAAGGGGGTGCAGGTGATGGGGCCGCTCGAATTCCGCGGCCTGGCCTTCGACGAGATCGTCGTCCTCGACGCCCTGGAGGGCGTCCTGCCGGGCACGGCGAAGTACGACCCCATCCTCCCCGCCGACATCCGCACCCTGTTCAGGATCCGCGACCACGGCGACTGGGAAAAGATCTATGCCTTCAATTTCTTCGCCATGCTGGGGGCGGCAGGCCGCGTGCACATCTTCTACCCGCGCGACGGCGATGAAGGGCGGGATCGCGAGCGCAGCCGCTTCATCGAGCGCATCGCCTACGAGGTCGAAAAGCAGGCCGGACATACCATCGAAACCGCGGACACGGTTCTGCGCTTTGCCCTGCCCGAGTCAGTGACCAAAAAGGCGGAGAAAACCAAGGCCGTACTCGACACGCTGGACTCGCTGGCGCTCTCCCCGTCGTCATTGGAAACCTACATCAGCTGCCCACTGCAGTTTTATTTCAATCAAGTTCTTGGCCTGCAGGAGCGGGAGGAGTTCGCCGGCGAAAGCGAAGGGGGGCTGATCGGCACCATCGCCCACCGGGCGCTGGGCGCGTTTTACGATAAATACAAAAGCGCGGCGGCGATGGCCGCGGTCGGGCTTGACGCGCTGGAGATCGAGCTGGATCGGTTCGTCGATGCCGCCTTCAGCGAATTCCACCTCGACCCGCAGCATGGCTTGGAACGGATCCGCGCCTGGACCCTGAAGGAACAGCTGCGCCTGTTCATCCGCGAGGACCGGCGACGGCTGAAGGGCAATGGCATCCAGATCAAGGCGCTGGAGACATCGCTGGCCATGGAGCTCGCGGTCCCGGGGCTGAAGCAGCCGGTGCGTTTGCGGGGCCGGCTCGATCGCTGGGAGAGCGAGGGAGATTCGCTGCGCGTCATCGACTACAAGACCGGGGCGCCCTTCCCGCCCAGGATCCGCATGAATGACAGCCTGGACCTGAGCGGCCTGTACCAACGGGAAGATAAGGAGAGCCTGGAGGCGTTGGCCGCCTTCCGGCAGAAATACCCGGGGATGCAGTTGCAGATTTATCTCATGCTCCTGGGCCGGGAGAAGGATAAGGCCTGGGAAAAACTGGACGCGGCCTACGTGTTCCTGCGCGATAAGGGCACAACCATGGTTCAGGGCATTTTTGCCAGCGGCGGCCGCAACCCGCGCCCCTTCACCCAGGAGGAAAAACGGCTGGCCATGGAAGCATTCCACGCCGACCTGCAGGAAGTCCTGCGCGACCTCTATTTGCGAAGCCATTTCGTGGCCAACCGCGGCGATGAGCGCCATTGCTCGTACTGCCCTTTCCGCCTCCCCTGCGGCAACCTGTAA
- a CDS encoding manganese efflux pump MntP family protein codes for MDLLTVFSIAWGLSMDAVAVSLASGCAATKVTLRPALRMAFFFGLFQTLMPVLGWLAGLGFKTAIASFDHWLAFGLLLFIGVKMMLEARRANECRPRTSLPSLPVLLGLAVATSIDALAVGLSFSLLAVDIITPVLIIGLVTFLLSFLAVLAGRKFGALIAGKAEILGGLVLIAIGFRILISHLRGG; via the coding sequence ATGGACCTGCTGACTGTTTTCTCAATTGCCTGGGGGCTGTCCATGGACGCCGTGGCCGTCTCCCTGGCCAGCGGCTGCGCCGCCACGAAGGTCACCCTGCGCCCGGCCTTGCGCATGGCTTTCTTTTTTGGGCTCTTCCAGACGCTGATGCCGGTGCTCGGCTGGCTGGCCGGCCTTGGTTTCAAAACGGCCATCGCCAGCTTCGATCACTGGCTGGCATTCGGCCTGCTCCTTTTCATCGGCGTCAAAATGATGCTCGAGGCGCGCCGCGCCAACGAATGCCGTCCCCGAACCAGCCTGCCAAGCCTGCCGGTGCTGCTGGGACTGGCCGTGGCCACCAGCATCGACGCGTTGGCCGTCGGGCTCAGCTTTTCGCTGCTGGCCGTGGATATCATCACCCCGGTTTTGATCATCGGCCTGGTGACCTTCCTGCTCTCCTTCCTGGCCGTGCTGGCCGGCCGCAAGTTCGGAGCGCTGATCGCCGGCAAAGCGGAAATCCTGGGAGGACTGGTCCTGATCGCCATCGGCTTCAGGATACTGATCAGCCATCTGCGCGGAGGCTGA
- a CDS encoding MFS transporter: MKKKERVLSPFSGLKSALRAFRYRNYRLYFGGQGISLTGTWMQQVAMGWLVYRLTGSAFYLGVVAFFAQIPVIFMAPLAGVLADRWDRMRLMLLAQTLAMAQAFLLALLMLSKVIVPWHLLPLAFLLGVANAIDAPARHSMVVQVVERKEDLGNAIALNSAMFNGARLVGPPIAGILVGVAGEGICFLINGLSYLAVIFALLAMRLTPRERKGKGIGFWPELREGFTYTFGSQPIRLVISLIAWVSMVGVSYVTLMPVFVRRVLNGGPNSLGFLLGAVGCGALLGALALASRQGTRGIEKSLTGGSALFGMGLVALSQARHFWQAMPLMLFIGLGMMVQMASANTYIQHLISDDKRARVMSIYTMAFMGATPIGSFLVGVLASVVGVRLTIAVGGMLSLAGTLVFASRFLPLRGRLEKSA; this comes from the coding sequence ATGAAAAAAAAGGAACGAGTTCTCTCTCCCTTTTCCGGGCTGAAATCGGCCCTGCGCGCCTTCCGCTACCGCAACTACCGCCTGTATTTCGGCGGTCAGGGCATCTCCCTGACCGGGACCTGGATGCAGCAGGTGGCCATGGGCTGGCTGGTCTACCGCCTGACCGGCTCCGCCTTCTACCTGGGCGTCGTGGCCTTTTTCGCCCAGATCCCCGTCATTTTCATGGCGCCCCTGGCCGGCGTTTTGGCCGACCGCTGGGACCGGATGCGCCTGATGCTGCTGGCGCAGACCCTGGCCATGGCCCAGGCTTTCCTGCTGGCGCTGCTGATGCTCAGCAAGGTTATCGTCCCCTGGCACCTGCTGCCACTGGCTTTTCTCCTTGGCGTGGCCAACGCCATCGACGCCCCGGCCCGCCATTCCATGGTCGTGCAAGTCGTCGAGAGGAAGGAAGACCTGGGCAACGCCATCGCCCTGAACTCGGCCATGTTCAACGGCGCCCGCCTGGTCGGCCCGCCCATCGCCGGCATCCTGGTCGGCGTGGCCGGCGAGGGGATCTGCTTCCTGATCAACGGCCTCAGCTATCTGGCGGTGATTTTCGCCCTGCTGGCCATGAGGCTCACCCCCAGGGAGCGCAAGGGGAAGGGCATCGGCTTCTGGCCCGAGCTGCGCGAGGGGTTCACCTACACGTTCGGATCGCAGCCGATCCGCCTGGTCATCTCCCTCATCGCGTGGGTCAGCATGGTCGGGGTCTCCTACGTGACTCTGATGCCCGTCTTCGTGCGTCGGGTGCTGAACGGCGGCCCCAACAGCCTGGGTTTCCTGCTGGGAGCAGTGGGTTGCGGCGCCCTGTTGGGAGCGCTGGCCCTGGCTTCGCGCCAAGGCACGCGCGGGATCGAAAAATCCCTGACCGGGGGCTCGGCGCTCTTCGGCATGGGCCTGGTCGCCCTCTCCCAGGCACGCCATTTCTGGCAGGCCATGCCGCTGATGCTGTTCATCGGCCTGGGCATGATGGTGCAGATGGCGTCGGCCAACACTTATATCCAGCACCTGATCAGCGATGACAAGCGGGCGCGGGTGATGAGCATCTACACCATGGCCTTCATGGGCGCCACCCCCATCGGCAGTTTCCTGGTCGGCGTCCTGGCCAGCGTCGTCGGGGTCCGGCTGACAATCGCCGTCGGTGGCATGCTCTCCCTGGCCGGGACGCTGGTCTTCGCCTCGAGATTCCTGCCCCTGCGCGGGCGCCTGGAAAAGAGCGCCTGA
- a CDS encoding 7-carboxy-7-deazaguanine synthase QueE has product MLKINDIFWSLQGEGLRAGAPAVFIRLSGCLLRCPYCDTPNAWSAGRRMSVAKIEAAVEELKRSFPESRLVITGGEPLQQDLRELLARCHQKKYFVAVETNGLHFQDLPFDWWTVSPKDVADYRVHPRLWARAAEIKLLVTPALDLEVLESIRRQTPAAIILQPEHGRPGKYRHAFELFHAGQRRGIANLRLGAQLHKIYRVP; this is encoded by the coding sequence ATGCTGAAGATCAATGATATTTTCTGGTCGCTGCAGGGGGAGGGGCTGCGCGCCGGGGCGCCGGCCGTATTCATCCGCCTGAGTGGCTGCTTGCTGCGCTGCCCCTATTGCGACACGCCCAACGCCTGGTCAGCGGGCCGGCGGATGAGCGTGGCAAAGATCGAGGCGGCTGTCGAGGAGTTGAAACGATCCTTCCCTGAGTCGCGTCTGGTCATCACCGGCGGCGAACCCTTGCAGCAGGACCTCAGGGAGTTGCTCGCCCGCTGCCACCAGAAAAAATATTTCGTAGCCGTGGAAACCAACGGCCTGCACTTCCAGGACCTGCCTTTCGATTGGTGGACGGTCTCGCCCAAGGATGTGGCGGACTACCGCGTCCATCCGCGCTTGTGGGCGCGCGCCGCCGAAATCAAGTTGCTGGTGACCCCCGCCCTGGACCTGGAGGTGCTGGAAAGCATCCGCCGGCAGACTCCGGCCGCGATCATCCTGCAGCCCGAACACGGTCGGCCTGGCAAGTACCGCCATGCCTTCGAACTGTTCCACGCCGGCCAGCGCCGCGGCATCGCCAACCTGCGTCTGGGGGCGCAACTACACAAAATCTACCGCGTTCCCTAG
- the queC gene encoding 7-cyano-7-deazaguanine synthase QueC, whose product MNKGAVVLFSGGIDSTTALHWALREFGVVRALTIDYGQKHRIEVPMARTIASTLSVVHDVVTLPLQSLLRSALLDDGSAIPDSLAQARAEAGPPSTYVPFRNGIFLALAAAYGESHSCRHLVTGFNSIDSPDYPDTTVAFSKKMAAAINQGTSASTGGGKFAIHTPLSGLDKKEIIGLGLSLGADFSRSISCYRGRELPCGRCPSCDIRARAFAQLRLEDPLLARLKKEGKA is encoded by the coding sequence ATGAACAAAGGCGCGGTGGTGTTGTTTTCCGGAGGCATCGATTCGACCACGGCCCTGCACTGGGCGCTGAGGGAATTCGGCGTCGTGCGGGCGCTGACCATCGATTACGGCCAGAAGCACCGCATCGAGGTGCCCATGGCCAGGACGATCGCCAGCACTTTAAGCGTTGTCCATGACGTCGTGACGCTGCCGCTGCAAAGCCTGTTGCGTTCGGCCCTGCTCGACGATGGCTCGGCCATTCCCGATTCGCTGGCCCAAGCCCGCGCCGAAGCCGGACCGCCGTCGACCTATGTTCCTTTCCGCAACGGCATCTTCCTTGCCCTGGCGGCGGCGTATGGCGAGTCGCATTCCTGCCGCCACCTGGTCACCGGTTTCAACTCCATTGACAGCCCCGATTATCCCGACACCACCGTTGCCTTCAGCAAGAAAATGGCGGCGGCCATCAACCAGGGCACGTCGGCCAGCACGGGCGGGGGCAAATTCGCGATCCACACTCCCCTGAGCGGCCTGGATAAAAAAGAGATCATTGGGCTCGGCCTGAGCCTGGGGGCCGATTTTTCACGTTCGATCTCCTGCTACCGCGGCCGGGAGCTTCCCTGCGGACGCTGCCCGTCCTGCGATATCAGGGCCCGGGCTTTCGCGCAGCTGCGGCTGGAAGATCCCCTGCTGGCGCGACTGAAAAAGGAGGGCAAGGCATGA
- a CDS encoding MFS transporter: MKSRLSTLYRGAYSGLPRNAWLLSLVQFINRSGSMVLFFLTLYLTRKLGFSLLQAGQVVGAYGFGCLLGAWLGGVLCDRLGSTAVQRLSLLLGGLNLIVMGYLQAYAALLAAAFLQGIFAEALLPGNITAMARECPAAIRTRGFALNRLAANLGVTIGPVVGGFLAMWNYRALFWVDGLTSLAAVVILNVFFKNEPAEPRPAETGPTSAAPAPGTRRHLLSIFAMTFGIGMIFSQLFSTYPLYMHSGFGFAESRIGQLLAINTVMIVLFEMVLLHGLRRFAPLKVIAVGALLNGLGFALTPLGRGFPYAAVTVAVWTMGEMLSMPLLTSEIANRSHEGNRGRHMGLFGVSFSLAFMVGPLAGARIYARFSPEVLWFGCGGLGILLALGFLALQRGTRAGQGAVAENGGKN, encoded by the coding sequence ATGAAAAGCAGGCTTTCCACCCTCTACCGCGGCGCCTACAGCGGGCTGCCGCGCAACGCCTGGCTCCTGTCGCTGGTCCAATTCATCAACCGCAGCGGCTCGATGGTCCTTTTCTTCCTCACCCTGTACCTGACCCGCAAACTGGGCTTCAGCCTGCTCCAGGCCGGGCAGGTGGTCGGTGCCTACGGTTTCGGCTGCCTTCTCGGCGCCTGGCTGGGCGGAGTCCTCTGCGACCGGCTGGGCTCCACCGCCGTGCAGCGCCTGAGCCTGCTGCTGGGCGGGCTGAACCTCATCGTCATGGGTTACCTGCAAGCTTACGCCGCGCTGCTGGCCGCGGCTTTCCTGCAGGGCATTTTCGCCGAGGCTTTACTGCCGGGCAACATCACGGCCATGGCCAGGGAGTGCCCGGCAGCGATTCGCACCAGGGGCTTTGCCCTCAACCGTTTGGCGGCCAACCTGGGAGTGACCATCGGGCCGGTCGTGGGCGGCTTCCTGGCTATGTGGAACTACCGCGCTCTGTTCTGGGTCGACGGCCTGACCAGCCTGGCCGCCGTGGTTATTCTCAACGTTTTCTTCAAGAACGAACCGGCCGAACCCCGGCCCGCGGAAACGGGTCCGACGTCCGCTGCGCCCGCTCCCGGGACCAGGCGCCACTTATTGTCTATCTTCGCCATGACCTTCGGCATCGGCATGATCTTTTCGCAGCTGTTCAGCACCTATCCACTTTACATGCACTCGGGCTTCGGCTTCGCCGAGAGCCGCATCGGCCAGCTCCTGGCCATCAACACGGTAATGATCGTCCTTTTCGAAATGGTCCTGCTGCACGGGCTGCGTCGCTTCGCCCCCTTGAAGGTCATCGCCGTCGGTGCATTGCTGAACGGCTTGGGCTTCGCCCTCACCCCGCTGGGGCGCGGCTTCCCCTATGCCGCCGTGACCGTGGCCGTCTGGACTATGGGCGAGATGCTCAGCATGCCGCTGCTGACCAGCGAGATCGCCAACCGCTCGCACGAAGGCAACCGCGGCCGGCATATGGGATTGTTCGGGGTCTCCTTTTCCCTAGCCTTCATGGTCGGCCCACTGGCCGGGGCGAGGATTTACGCTCGCTTCTCCCCGGAGGTCCTATGGTTCGGCTGCGGGGGGCTGGGAATCCTGCTGGCGCTGGGTTTTTTAGCGCTGCAGCGGGGTACGCGCGCCGGCCAGGGCGCCGTTGCCGAAAACGGCGGAAAAAATTAA
- a CDS encoding transposase: protein MTICIKNKEANCFGKIANGKIEFSQLGKITNTCWLEIPTHFPQVKLDDFVIMPDHVHGIIVILAKAGDEIIHSHFSNQFSNRSKMDLSKIIQTFKASVTRQINKDQTNEYFAWQKSFYDHMINNYKELVQIRQYIKENPTIWSKNDKEFENLFN, encoded by the coding sequence GTGACAATATGTATAAAAAACAAAGAAGCCAATTGTTTCGGGAAAATCGCCAATGGTAAAATCGAGTTTTCACAATTGGGTAAAATCACAAACACATGCTGGCTGGAAATTCCCACTCATTTCCCACAGGTCAAATTGGACGATTTCGTGATAATGCCCGATCACGTTCATGGAATTATTGTGATTCTAGCTAAGGCTGGAGATGAGATTATTCATTCCCATTTCAGCAATCAGTTCTCTAACCGGAGTAAAATGGATTTATCAAAAATCATCCAAACTTTCAAAGCCTCAGTCACGCGGCAAATCAATAAAGATCAAACGAACGAATATTTTGCCTGGCAAAAATCTTTTTACGACCATATGATTAATAACTATAAGGAATTAGTCCAAATTCGCCAATACATCAAGGAAAATCCAACAATTTGGTCCAAAAATGACAAAGAATTCGAAAATTTATTTAATTAG
- a CDS encoding RNA-binding protein, translating into MNIYVGNLPWEITEEDLRKAFEEFGQVASATIIKDKFTNKPRGFGFVEMPEKTEAEASIKALNGKELKGRAMKVNEAKPKTEGGNRERGDRFGGGGNRW; encoded by the coding sequence ATGAACATTTACGTCGGAAATTTGCCGTGGGAGATCACGGAAGAGGATCTGCGCAAGGCTTTTGAAGAGTTCGGCCAGGTGGCATCAGCGACCATCATCAAGGACAAATTCACCAATAAGCCGAGAGGTTTTGGTTTTGTCGAAATGCCCGAAAAGACGGAAGCCGAAGCCAGCATCAAAGCCCTGAACGGAAAAGAACTGAAGGGCCGGGCCATGAAAGTGAACGAGGCCAAGCCCAAAACCGAAGGCGGCAACCGCGAACGCGGCGACCGTTTCGGCGGCGGCGGCAACCGCTGGTAA
- a CDS encoding 6-carboxytetrahydropterin synthase — translation MSWELVVKQKFSAAHFLLHYSGKCENMHGHTFEVEVYFRTGELDKSGVSIDFGAIKEYLRQSVPDHKVLNEVFPFSPSAENLARYFFEQCKKKYPVSKVMVWESEDAGAAYAEDQ, via the coding sequence ATGAGCTGGGAACTGGTCGTCAAGCAAAAATTTTCCGCGGCACACTTCCTCCTCCACTACAGTGGCAAGTGCGAAAATATGCACGGGCACACGTTTGAAGTAGAGGTATATTTCCGCACCGGCGAGCTGGACAAGTCTGGCGTTTCCATCGATTTCGGCGCGATCAAGGAATATCTGCGCCAGTCCGTTCCCGATCACAAGGTGCTCAACGAGGTGTTCCCGTTTTCGCCTTCGGCCGAAAACCTGGCCAGGTACTTTTTCGAGCAGTGCAAGAAAAAGTATCCGGTCAGCAAGGTCATGGTCTGGGAATCGGAGGACGCCGGGGCCGCTTATGCTGAAGATCAATGA